In one Dreissena polymorpha isolate Duluth1 chromosome 7, UMN_Dpol_1.0, whole genome shotgun sequence genomic region, the following are encoded:
- the LOC127837969 gene encoding uncharacterized protein LOC127837969: MESVADASVLIYVINSACSDDVQENKLMQLCKQLQSETGMNNLNSFDSKYMMFVCNNWELVEKKERSDPGAGNRYWKEIVLKIQKYFPGISEHDQLYKLSTTEARRCRRSGTVMSDLFKKVHERLRALIRSSHKGKMQKHYRWLDSLLQHVQTHVLVRIQFANDGSKSNNEVKQGFEKLQRFVLESKKMKEDLKQQAYARCTHMVLLIETHLN, translated from the exons ATGGAATCGGTTGCTGATGCGTCAGTTCTCATTTATGTCATCAACAGCGCATGTTCTGATGATGTGCAAGAAAATAAg CTGATGCAATTGTGCAAACAGCTACAGTCAGAAACAGGAATGAACAATTTAAATAGTTTCGATTCAAAATACATGATGTTTGTATGTAATAACTGGGAACTTGTTGAGAAAAAGGAACGCTCCGATCCGGGCGCAGGGAATAGATACTGGAAAGAGATTGTTTTGAAGATCCAGAAATATTTCCCTGGAATTTCTGAACATGATCAACTTTACAAGCTAAGCACCACCGAG GCCAGAAGATGCAGGCGTTCAGGAACTGTAATGAGCGATCTATTTAAGAAAGTTCACGAACGACTCCGGGCTTTGATTCGCTCGAGTCATAAAGGGAAAATGCAGAAACATTACAG GTGGCTGGACAGTCTCTTACAACACGTTCAAACTCATGTATTAGTAAGAATACAATTTGCCAACGATGGCAGTAAGTCAAACAATGAAGTGAAGCAAGGCTTTGAAAAACTACAGCGATTCGTTTTGGAGTCGAAAAAG ATGAAGGAGGACTTAAAGCAACAAGCATACGCACGGTGTACGCACATGGTGCTGCTGATTGAAACACACCTGAATTAA
- the LOC127837954 gene encoding uncharacterized protein LOC127837954 isoform X1 has protein sequence MATFGKSSGDVRGNKMRTERTTSKELESGSTSVDDEEEPPLSEHVPNNIKDIFITDNEAKESLLKIYGKVIQMINELPKELSTLLSRLYGDVLSKLKMNATLVSEKCKLVVAGESNSGMNSVINTVLGSETLPNPHVLSPGTICCVHTVPSDVEGYFLIQMTNGSSERHSYPKVPGAFQSLLSDKMKGNISQRIETYCHLPVFGNTDSVTIVSHPGGDNILPKEFMESVDDASILIYVVNSACTDGIQENKLMQMCKQLQSDARVGNLNSFDPKCMMFVCNNWDIVEKKERSDPGAENRIWREIVTKIQKYFPGISEHDQIYKLSTTEASRSRRSGNVMSDRFKKVHEGFRNVILASQKGKLQKHFSWLESLLQHIRKHALVRLQFANDTSKSNDDVKQAFKKLQRFIAESTKMKVDLKQRARSRCTQMVVLLETHLKQPSVHSDIKSRFYAKEDMPLSDDNIDEIRAEVKRFIQGLILEEIQKWEQDSKHYQRTVTMINEEFEKKFQSLREEFEDVERLVHIENEPDNDFTGTDETTVDNSLTAGEKAIMAVTSPIWIPLGIVAALVAIPVVIGSFVNDERKLKDFRKDRSPFMNKWLKDSLKEFLKRKSIDKTVLANYVSILTKRIDQMSARIVSESVQADMVHLESILKDTRESSEIVEDFTDIKTTVQDHIASLRLFELQCLASDKVNCVDITRVKEIGTGHLSEVYAAKYLKEDVALKVIKTSSASMFTHLVELEIFRRLHHEHIVKFKGVCYTDMLPAVVGGGKREKLSNFRLMFLFEQCDTNLEDYVFNNPKLQCGNIPHNSRGQASQFFGRTGQAVCSAMLFIHGRGYAHRKMHLRGVLLQNGTVKLCGPTCKPDTNINDGSRILAPEVMVQGNIGKHTDIFDLGILLWELWYGRRAAIDLKKIRSITCRQHPDCNAKHAMPEGMARVVENCWALNPEDRPGAGLLLQEMYSIM, from the exons ATGGCAACCTTTGGTAAATCGTCAGGTGACGTACGTGGGAATAAAATGCGAACGGAACGCACCACCAGCAAAGAACTAGAATCGGGAAGTACGTCCGTAGATGACGAAGAAGAACCTCCGCTATCAGAACAC GTTCCAAACAACATAAAAGACATCTTCATTACCGACAACGAAGCAAAAGAAAgcttattgaaaatatatggAAAAGTTATACAGATGATTAATGAACTTCCAAAAGAATTGTCAACTTTGTTGTCAAGGCTATACGGAGATGTATTATCGAAGCTGAAAATGAATGCCACATTAGTTTCAGAGAAATGCAAACTTGTTGTTGCAG GCGAGTCAAACTCTGGAATGAACAGTGTTATAAACACAGTTCTGGGATCCGAGACACTTCCTAATCCACATGTACTTTCGCCAGGAACTATATGTTGTGTGCATACAGTACCCTCTGACGTTGAAGGATATTTCTTGATTCAAATGACCAATGGATCGAGCGAGAGGCATTCTTATCCTAAAGTGCCGGGCGCGTTTCAAAGTCTATTGTCTGACAAAATGAAAGGGAACATATCCCAGCGCATTGAAACGTATTGCCATCTGCCAGTGTTTGGAAACACC GATAGCGTTACAATTGTAAGTCATCCTGGAGGAGATAACATATTGCCGAAAGAGTTCATGGAATCGGTTGATGATGCTTCTATTCTCATTTATGTAGTAAACAGCGCATGCACAGATGGTATTCAAGAAAATAAG TTGATGCAAATGTGCAAACAGCTACAGTCAGACGCACGAGTAGGCAATTTAAATAGCTTTGATCCAAAATGCATGATGTTTGTATGCAATAATTGGGATATTGTTGAGAAAAAAGAACGCTCCGATCCGGGTGCAGAGAATAGGATATGGAGAGAGATTGTTACGAAGATACAGAAATATTTCCCGGGAATTTCTGAACATGATCAAATTTACAAGTTGAGCACCACTGAG GCAAGCAGAAGCAGGCGTTCTGGAAATGTCATGAGCGATCGTTTTAAGAAAGTTCATGAAGGATTCCGGAATGTAATTCTTGCAAGTCAGAAAGGGAAACTTCAGAAACATTTCAG TTGGTTGGAAAGTCTGCTACAACACATTCGAAAACATGCTTTAGTAAGGCTACAGTTTGCCAACGATACCAGTAAGTCGAACGACGATGTGAAGCAAGCTTTTAAAAAGCTGCAGCGATTCATCGCGGAGTCAACAAAG ATGAAAGTGGATCTTAAGCAGCGAGCACGATCACGTTGTACGCAAATGGTGGTGTTGCTAGAAACACACCTGAAGCAACCAAGTGTTCATAGTGATATCAAGAGTCGATTTTATGCCAAAGAAGACATGCCCCTTTCAGATGATAACATCGACGAAATCAGAGCCGAGGTGAAGAGGTTTATCCAGGGGCTGATATTAGAAGAAATACAGAAATGGGAACAAGACTCTAAACACTACCAACGCACTGTAACAATGATAAACGAGGAATTTGAAAAGAAATTTCAGTCTCTGCGAGAAGAGTTTGAAGACGTTGAACGGCTTGTTCATATTGAGAACGAACCCGACAATGATTTCACAG GGACTGATGAAACAACAGTTGATAACTCTTTGACAGCTGGTGAAAAGGCAATAATGGCGGTAACATCACCTATATGGATTCCACTTGGCATAGTCGCCGCCTTGGTTGCCATCCCGGTTGTTATCGGatcatttgtaaatgatgaaaggAAATTGAAAGATTTTCGGAAAGACAGATCACCGTTTATGAACAAGTGGTTAAAGGATTCTTTGAAGGAATTCTTGAAAAGGAAATCGATTGACAAAACTGTGCTTGCAAATTACGTTTCCATCTTAACGAAACGAATAGATCAAATGAGTGCCCGTATTGTTTCAGAATCAGTGCAAGCAGACATGGTGCATTTGGAGTCCATTTTGAAGGACACGCGTGAATCAAGCGAGATTGTTGAGGATTTTACGGATATAAAGACCACCGTTCAAGATCATATTGCGTCATTGAGATTGTTCGAGCTACAATGTCTTGCCAGCGATAAAGTAAACTGTGTTGACATAACTCGTGTTAAAGAAATCGGTACCGGACATCTCTCAGAAGTTTATGCAGCTAAATATTTGAAGGAGGACGTAGCactaaaagttattaaaacaTCATCCGCTTCGATGTTTACACATTTGGTCGAGTTAGAAATATTCAG GAGGTTACATCACGAGCACATTGTGAAATTCAAGGGAGTATGTTACACTGACATGTTGCCAGCTGTGGTTGGAGGCGGAAAGCGGGAGAAGCTGAGCAACTTCCGGTTGATGTTCCTGTTTGAACAATGTGACACCAACTTGGAagattatgtatttaataatccTAAACTCCAGTGTGG AAATATACCACACAACTCCAGAGGTCAAGCATCCCAGTTCTTTGGCCGAACAGGACAGGCTGTTTGCTCTGCGATGTTGTTCATTCATGGGAGAGGCTATGCGCATAGGAAAATGCACCTGAGAGGCGTTTTG TTACAAAACGGAACAGTGAAGCTTTGCGGACCAACTTGTAAGCCGGATACGAACATAAATGATGGATCTAGAATTTTGGCTCCGGAAGTTATGGTACAAGGAAACATTGGTAAACACACGGATATATTCGATTTAGGAATACTGCTGTGGGAACTTTGGTATGGAAG ACGGGCCGCGATAGATTTGAAAAAGATTCGATCTATAACCTGCAGACAGCATCCTGATTGCAATGCCAAGCACGCAATGCCGGAGGGTATGGCACGTGTTGTAGAGAACTGTTGGGCGCTAAACCCAGAGGATAGACCTGGTGCCGGTCTGCTGTTGCAAGAAATGTATTCGATTATGTAA
- the LOC127837954 gene encoding uncharacterized protein LOC127837954 isoform X2 — MENGSSERYSYPKEPGTFHGLLCDIMQGKKSQRIETYCHLPVFGNTDSVTIVSHPGGDNILPKEFMESVDDASILIYVVNSACTDGIQENKLMQMCKQLQSDARVGNLNSFDPKCMMFVCNNWDIVEKKERSDPGAENRIWREIVTKIQKYFPGISEHDQIYKLSTTEASRSRRSGNVMSDRFKKVHEGFRNVILASQKGKLQKHFSWLESLLQHIRKHALVRLQFANDTSKSNDDVKQAFKKLQRFIAESTKMKVDLKQRARSRCTQMVVLLETHLKQPSVHSDIKSRFYAKEDMPLSDDNIDEIRAEVKRFIQGLILEEIQKWEQDSKHYQRTVTMINEEFEKKFQSLREEFEDVERLVHIENEPDNDFTGTDETTVDNSLTAGEKAIMAVTSPIWIPLGIVAALVAIPVVIGSFVNDERKLKDFRKDRSPFMNKWLKDSLKEFLKRKSIDKTVLANYVSILTKRIDQMSARIVSESVQADMVHLESILKDTRESSEIVEDFTDIKTTVQDHIASLRLFELQCLASDKVNCVDITRVKEIGTGHLSEVYAAKYLKEDVALKVIKTSSASMFTHLVELEIFRRLHHEHIVKFKGVCYTDMLPAVVGGGKREKLSNFRLMFLFEQCDTNLEDYVFNNPKLQCGNIPHNSRGQASQFFGRTGQAVCSAMLFIHGRGYAHRKMHLRGVLLQNGTVKLCGPTCKPDTNINDGSRILAPEVMVQGNIGKHTDIFDLGILLWELWYGRRAAIDLKKIRSITCRQHPDCNAKHAMPEGMARVVENCWALNPEDRPGAGLLLQEMYSIM, encoded by the exons ATGGAGAATGGATCGAGCGAGAGATATTCTTATCCTAAAGAGCCGGGCACGTTTCACGGTCTATTGTGTGACATAATGCAGGGGAAAAAGTCACAGCGCATTGAAACGTATTGTCACTTGCCAGTGTTTGGAAACACC GATAGCGTTACAATTGTAAGTCATCCTGGAGGAGATAACATATTGCCGAAAGAGTTCATGGAATCGGTTGATGATGCTTCTATTCTCATTTATGTAGTAAACAGCGCATGCACAGATGGTATTCAAGAAAATAAG TTGATGCAAATGTGCAAACAGCTACAGTCAGACGCACGAGTAGGCAATTTAAATAGCTTTGATCCAAAATGCATGATGTTTGTATGCAATAATTGGGATATTGTTGAGAAAAAAGAACGCTCCGATCCGGGTGCAGAGAATAGGATATGGAGAGAGATTGTTACGAAGATACAGAAATATTTCCCGGGAATTTCTGAACATGATCAAATTTACAAGTTGAGCACCACTGAG GCAAGCAGAAGCAGGCGTTCTGGAAATGTCATGAGCGATCGTTTTAAGAAAGTTCATGAAGGATTCCGGAATGTAATTCTTGCAAGTCAGAAAGGGAAACTTCAGAAACATTTCAG TTGGTTGGAAAGTCTGCTACAACACATTCGAAAACATGCTTTAGTAAGGCTACAGTTTGCCAACGATACCAGTAAGTCGAACGACGATGTGAAGCAAGCTTTTAAAAAGCTGCAGCGATTCATCGCGGAGTCAACAAAG ATGAAAGTGGATCTTAAGCAGCGAGCACGATCACGTTGTACGCAAATGGTGGTGTTGCTAGAAACACACCTGAAGCAACCAAGTGTTCATAGTGATATCAAGAGTCGATTTTATGCCAAAGAAGACATGCCCCTTTCAGATGATAACATCGACGAAATCAGAGCCGAGGTGAAGAGGTTTATCCAGGGGCTGATATTAGAAGAAATACAGAAATGGGAACAAGACTCTAAACACTACCAACGCACTGTAACAATGATAAACGAGGAATTTGAAAAGAAATTTCAGTCTCTGCGAGAAGAGTTTGAAGACGTTGAACGGCTTGTTCATATTGAGAACGAACCCGACAATGATTTCACAG GGACTGATGAAACAACAGTTGATAACTCTTTGACAGCTGGTGAAAAGGCAATAATGGCGGTAACATCACCTATATGGATTCCACTTGGCATAGTCGCCGCCTTGGTTGCCATCCCGGTTGTTATCGGatcatttgtaaatgatgaaaggAAATTGAAAGATTTTCGGAAAGACAGATCACCGTTTATGAACAAGTGGTTAAAGGATTCTTTGAAGGAATTCTTGAAAAGGAAATCGATTGACAAAACTGTGCTTGCAAATTACGTTTCCATCTTAACGAAACGAATAGATCAAATGAGTGCCCGTATTGTTTCAGAATCAGTGCAAGCAGACATGGTGCATTTGGAGTCCATTTTGAAGGACACGCGTGAATCAAGCGAGATTGTTGAGGATTTTACGGATATAAAGACCACCGTTCAAGATCATATTGCGTCATTGAGATTGTTCGAGCTACAATGTCTTGCCAGCGATAAAGTAAACTGTGTTGACATAACTCGTGTTAAAGAAATCGGTACCGGACATCTCTCAGAAGTTTATGCAGCTAAATATTTGAAGGAGGACGTAGCactaaaagttattaaaacaTCATCCGCTTCGATGTTTACACATTTGGTCGAGTTAGAAATATTCAG GAGGTTACATCACGAGCACATTGTGAAATTCAAGGGAGTATGTTACACTGACATGTTGCCAGCTGTGGTTGGAGGCGGAAAGCGGGAGAAGCTGAGCAACTTCCGGTTGATGTTCCTGTTTGAACAATGTGACACCAACTTGGAagattatgtatttaataatccTAAACTCCAGTGTGG AAATATACCACACAACTCCAGAGGTCAAGCATCCCAGTTCTTTGGCCGAACAGGACAGGCTGTTTGCTCTGCGATGTTGTTCATTCATGGGAGAGGCTATGCGCATAGGAAAATGCACCTGAGAGGCGTTTTG TTACAAAACGGAACAGTGAAGCTTTGCGGACCAACTTGTAAGCCGGATACGAACATAAATGATGGATCTAGAATTTTGGCTCCGGAAGTTATGGTACAAGGAAACATTGGTAAACACACGGATATATTCGATTTAGGAATACTGCTGTGGGAACTTTGGTATGGAAG ACGGGCCGCGATAGATTTGAAAAAGATTCGATCTATAACCTGCAGACAGCATCCTGATTGCAATGCCAAGCACGCAATGCCGGAGGGTATGGCACGTGTTGTAGAGAACTGTTGGGCGCTAAACCCAGAGGATAGACCTGGTGCCGGTCTGCTGTTGCAAGAAATGTATTCGATTATGTAA